Proteins encoded in a region of the Myxococcales bacterium genome:
- a CDS encoding alpha/beta hydrolase fold domain-containing protein — MFARLEGLPPLLVHAGSHETLVAQIRAFVARARDAGVEITFSEHPDMVHVWHLLRAMTPDAQRAIDEAGAFIRDRGGAPA, encoded by the coding sequence TTGTTCGCGCGGCTCGAGGGCCTGCCGCCGCTGCTCGTGCACGCCGGCTCGCACGAGACTCTGGTCGCGCAGATCCGGGCCTTCGTCGCTCGCGCGCGCGACGCCGGCGTCGAGATCACCTTCTCGGAGCACCCCGACATGGTGCACGTGTGGCACCTGCTCCGCGCCATGACCCCCGACGCCCAGCGCGCGATCGACGAGGCCGGCGCGTTCATCCGCGACCGCGGCGGTGCGCCCGCGTAG
- a CDS encoding SDR family NAD(P)-dependent oxidoreductase: protein MALLEGKVVIVTGAGNGIGREHAKLFAREGAKVLVNDLGGARDGVEGEGAAEGPGPAEAVAVEIRKEGGVAIANTDTVATREGAERIMAAAVDAFGQVDVLVNNAGILRDKSLLKMDDAMWGSVLAVHLTGTFLCSQAFARLAVRRGEGGRIVNTTSVSGMLGNFGQANYAAAKAGVYGLTRTMSIELQKHRITVNALAPIAKTRMTDDLPMFHDTATLGPEHVAPAALFLASDLCGARTGYVLAVAGARMYAFKVVETPGKFKEGESTVWTASEIAEHWDAIVRA from the coding sequence ATGGCACTGCTCGAAGGGAAGGTCGTCATCGTCACCGGCGCGGGCAACGGGATCGGCCGTGAGCACGCGAAGCTCTTCGCGCGAGAGGGCGCGAAGGTGCTCGTGAACGACCTCGGGGGCGCACGCGACGGCGTCGAGGGCGAAGGCGCGGCGGAGGGCCCGGGCCCCGCCGAGGCGGTCGCCGTCGAGATCCGCAAGGAGGGCGGCGTGGCCATCGCCAACACCGACACGGTCGCCACGCGCGAGGGCGCGGAGCGCATCATGGCGGCGGCGGTGGACGCGTTCGGCCAGGTCGACGTGCTGGTCAACAACGCTGGCATCCTGCGCGACAAGAGCCTCCTGAAGATGGACGACGCGATGTGGGGCTCGGTGCTCGCCGTCCACCTCACCGGCACGTTCCTCTGCTCGCAGGCCTTCGCGCGCCTCGCGGTGCGCCGCGGCGAGGGCGGGCGCATCGTGAACACCACCAGCGTGTCGGGCATGCTGGGCAACTTCGGCCAGGCGAACTACGCCGCCGCGAAGGCGGGCGTGTACGGCCTCACCCGCACGATGAGCATCGAGCTCCAGAAGCACCGCATCACGGTGAACGCGCTCGCCCCCATCGCGAAGACCCGCATGACCGACGACCTGCCCATGTTCCACGACACGGCGACGCTCGGCCCCGAGCACGTCGCGCCCGCCGCGCTCTTCCTCGCGAGCGACCTGTGCGGCGCACGGACGGGCTACGTCCTCGCGGTCGCGGGCGCCCGGATGTACGCCTTCAAGGTGGTGGAGACACCCGGAAAGTTCAAGGAAGGCGAGAGCACGGTGTGGACGGCGAGCGAGATCGCCGAGCACTGGGACGCGATCGTGCGCGCGTAA
- a CDS encoding winged helix-turn-helix transcriptional regulator — protein MNASLYEAIADPTRRALLRALRDGSRSAGDLAAPFELSKPTLSHHLKVLREAGLVRAEKRGTRVVYSLCANVLEELAAELLDLAGAAALAARASPRKRGPS, from the coding sequence ATGAACGCTTCCCTCTACGAGGCCATCGCCGATCCCACACGCCGCGCGCTCCTCCGCGCGCTCCGCGACGGCTCGCGGAGCGCCGGCGACCTCGCCGCGCCCTTCGAGCTGTCGAAGCCAACCCTGTCCCACCACCTGAAGGTCCTGCGCGAAGCAGGGCTCGTCCGCGCGGAGAAGCGCGGCACTCGCGTCGTCTACTCGCTCTGCGCCAACGTCCTCGAAGAGCTGGCGGCGGAGCTCCTCGACCTCGCGGGCGCCGCTGCCCTCGCCGCCCGCGCGTCCCCCAGAAAGAGAGGCCCGTCATGA
- a CDS encoding protein kinase: MLTPPALPALVHATLSGYVAFALLHGAVSPLRWRLGVAFLWFCLYSLAIGALYAVNGLLVEWSLNLACLLCAGVAATHFADFARLLALGDAAPVASARLRRGLPLGGALLSAFGAWQLATGRSPSGTAVVFDLWIFGAFAVGVVLMGLAVRSQRPGAGRFLAAYLLPILPLALDLGRNAGVIIPGYHLVRGLALLGFCFLTLSAYMNRATEPMSLKRRLVAGTLAMVLAVVMSAGGLVAAALHGASPQDEEGVTAALAGLTVASTLAVLVVFPFLFAKTVFEPVAALLQGARQVEAGEAGEAAFVAIARPDELGTVATAFNQMVSSLAAHRQELEAQVASLEARNAEIANLNTELRRQVAARSRQLQETLGKDARPGFGLAVGDTVDGRYRVVARLGGGGMGVVYEVARSADSRRLAMKVMAVASSRNDLVRFAREAEIASTVAHPNIVPVVDVGLHEGLPFLVMELVRGGSLEDARARFGDVAWGLGILVDVTAALVELHRAGVVHRDLKPANVLLEPGENGPRARLCDFGIARHDVDVLAATAQVGGASASPEPATGAPIGTLPYMAPEAGRGAAHLTAKLDVFALGLIAYELLGGVHPFPMPPVLEALAGRELPAPPPLPATVPLAVREVLAACLHQQPHGRPTAAEVLEVVARAPRPPRPGVASE; the protein is encoded by the coding sequence GTGCTGACGCCGCCTGCGCTGCCCGCGCTCGTCCACGCGACGCTCTCAGGGTACGTCGCCTTCGCGCTCCTCCACGGGGCCGTGAGCCCGCTGCGTTGGCGCCTCGGCGTGGCGTTCCTTTGGTTCTGTCTCTACAGCCTCGCGATCGGCGCCCTCTACGCCGTCAACGGTCTGCTCGTCGAGTGGTCGCTGAACCTCGCGTGTCTCCTCTGTGCGGGCGTCGCCGCGACGCACTTCGCCGACTTCGCGAGGCTGCTCGCCCTGGGGGACGCGGCGCCCGTCGCGTCGGCGCGGCTCCGCCGTGGACTGCCCCTGGGAGGCGCGTTGCTCTCCGCGTTCGGCGCATGGCAGCTCGCCACGGGGCGCTCTCCGAGCGGCACCGCCGTCGTCTTCGATCTCTGGATCTTCGGTGCGTTCGCCGTGGGCGTGGTGCTCATGGGCCTCGCCGTGCGGAGCCAACGGCCGGGCGCAGGGCGCTTCCTCGCTGCCTATCTACTCCCCATCCTGCCGCTCGCGCTCGACCTCGGGCGGAACGCGGGCGTCATCATTCCCGGGTACCACCTGGTGCGAGGGCTCGCCCTGCTCGGCTTCTGTTTCCTGACGCTCAGCGCCTACATGAACCGCGCGACGGAGCCGATGAGCCTGAAGCGGCGCCTCGTGGCCGGGACGCTCGCGATGGTGCTCGCGGTCGTGATGAGCGCAGGTGGGCTCGTCGCGGCCGCGCTGCATGGCGCGTCCCCGCAGGACGAGGAGGGGGTCACCGCGGCGCTCGCCGGGCTCACTGTGGCGTCGACGCTCGCGGTCCTCGTCGTCTTTCCGTTCCTCTTCGCCAAGACCGTCTTCGAGCCGGTGGCGGCGCTGCTGCAGGGTGCCCGCCAGGTCGAGGCGGGCGAGGCAGGTGAGGCGGCCTTCGTCGCGATCGCCCGCCCCGACGAGCTCGGCACAGTGGCCACGGCGTTCAATCAAATGGTCTCGAGCCTCGCCGCGCACCGCCAGGAGCTCGAAGCGCAGGTCGCGTCGCTCGAGGCACGCAACGCGGAGATCGCGAACCTGAACACCGAGCTGCGTCGGCAGGTCGCCGCCCGCTCCAGGCAGCTCCAGGAGACCCTCGGCAAGGACGCCCGCCCCGGGTTTGGCCTCGCCGTGGGGGACACCGTCGACGGCCGCTATCGGGTCGTCGCTCGCCTCGGAGGCGGCGGGATGGGCGTCGTGTACGAGGTCGCGAGGTCGGCGGACTCGAGGCGCCTCGCGATGAAGGTCATGGCCGTCGCGTCGTCGCGCAACGACCTCGTTCGCTTCGCGCGCGAGGCCGAAATCGCCTCCACCGTGGCGCATCCGAACATCGTCCCGGTCGTCGACGTGGGCCTGCACGAAGGCCTCCCTTTCCTCGTGATGGAGCTCGTCCGTGGCGGCTCGCTGGAGGACGCCCGCGCGCGCTTCGGCGACGTCGCGTGGGGGCTCGGGATCCTTGTCGACGTCACCGCTGCGCTCGTCGAGCTCCACCGCGCGGGGGTCGTCCACCGAGACCTCAAGCCCGCGAACGTACTGCTCGAGCCCGGGGAGAACGGCCCGCGCGCGAGGCTCTGCGACTTCGGCATCGCGCGGCACGACGTGGACGTGCTCGCCGCCACGGCCCAAGTCGGCGGCGCGAGCGCGTCGCCGGAACCGGCCACCGGCGCGCCGATCGGCACTCTGCCCTACATGGCACCCGAGGCCGGCCGCGGTGCGGCCCACCTGACGGCGAAGCTCGACGTCTTCGCCCTCGGCCTCATTGCGTACGAGCTCCTCGGCGGCGTGCACCCGTTCCCCATGCCGCCCGTCCTCGAGGCCCTCGCGGGCCGCGAGCTGCCCGCGCCGCCGCCGCTCCCCGCGACCGTCCCCCTCGCCGTGCGCGAGGTCCTGGCCGCGTGTCTCCACCAGCAGCCACACGGGCGCCCGACGGCCGCCGAGGTCCTCGAGGTCGTCGCCCGCGCGCCGCGACCGCCGCGCCCGGGCGTCGCGAGCGAATAG
- a CDS encoding glycoside hydrolase family 1 protein, whose product MRAGRGGLVVVFGLAGALGALGACTAASPGPTATAQTRPAEVTFPKGFLMGSATASFQIERDNGGTDWGVWSTLPGKIKRGDKPDDGPDALAHIDEDIASLVATSQNAYRFSLEWGKLYPTRAAFDSDTPDPAVLAKYTDLIQKLRAAKITLMLTLSHFTLPVWLADPRVKGPYGWEQPETVTAFGGYCERIAKRFGKDVDLWATINEPVVAPLGGYIEGGFPPGLTLEVDRALTVIKAEVRGHALCYDAIKRVDKDDADGDGQAALVGPVIHQRDVLPRDPKDPEDKAAAQRVRYVNNLWFANAAVFGDYDDDFDGKLDGPNDKRADAAIGKRADFLGVNYYTAMEAAASGGVVLPRVNAVIKADRLQNARPKTDFHWDIHPAGFASVLDEVAQYKLPVYVTENGIADSADVNRSRFLAEHLFELGYSMKRGLEVRGYFHWSLIDNFEWNSGFCPRFGLVAYDTKTKTRTLRKSAQTFARFIQAGRVTQADIDAQPPYAAPSSCE is encoded by the coding sequence ATGAGGGCAGGCAGGGGCGGACTCGTGGTCGTTTTCGGGCTGGCAGGCGCGCTCGGCGCGCTCGGCGCTTGCACCGCAGCCTCTCCCGGCCCGACGGCGACAGCGCAGACGCGCCCGGCGGAGGTGACCTTCCCGAAGGGGTTCCTCATGGGCTCGGCGACGGCCTCGTTCCAGATCGAGCGAGACAACGGCGGCACCGACTGGGGCGTCTGGTCGACCCTCCCCGGCAAGATCAAGCGGGGCGACAAGCCCGACGACGGGCCTGACGCCCTCGCGCACATCGACGAGGACATCGCGTCGCTCGTCGCGACGTCGCAGAACGCGTACCGCTTCTCGCTCGAGTGGGGGAAGCTCTACCCCACCCGCGCTGCGTTCGACAGCGACACCCCGGATCCGGCGGTGCTTGCAAAATACACAGATCTCATTCAGAAGCTCCGCGCCGCCAAGATCACCCTGATGCTCACGCTGAGCCACTTCACGCTCCCGGTGTGGCTCGCGGACCCGCGCGTGAAGGGCCCGTACGGGTGGGAGCAGCCCGAGACCGTCACGGCGTTCGGCGGCTACTGCGAGCGCATCGCCAAGCGCTTCGGCAAGGACGTCGACCTGTGGGCCACGATCAACGAGCCGGTCGTGGCGCCGCTCGGGGGCTACATCGAGGGCGGCTTCCCTCCAGGCCTCACCCTCGAGGTCGATCGCGCGCTCACGGTCATCAAGGCCGAGGTCCGCGGCCACGCGCTCTGCTACGACGCGATCAAGCGCGTCGACAAAGACGACGCCGACGGCGATGGGCAGGCGGCGCTCGTCGGTCCGGTCATCCACCAGCGCGACGTGCTCCCGCGCGATCCAAAAGACCCCGAGGACAAGGCCGCGGCGCAGCGCGTGCGCTATGTGAACAACCTCTGGTTCGCGAACGCCGCCGTCTTTGGTGACTACGACGACGACTTCGACGGAAAGCTCGACGGGCCGAACGACAAGCGGGCCGACGCCGCGATCGGCAAGCGCGCCGACTTCCTGGGGGTGAACTACTACACGGCGATGGAGGCGGCCGCCTCGGGAGGTGTCGTCTTGCCGCGCGTGAACGCCGTCATCAAGGCCGATCGCTTGCAGAACGCGCGACCGAAGACCGACTTCCACTGGGACATTCACCCGGCCGGCTTCGCCAGCGTGCTGGATGAAGTTGCACAATACAAGCTTCCGGTCTACGTCACGGAGAACGGCATCGCCGACTCCGCCGACGTGAACCGCTCGCGTTTCCTCGCCGAGCACCTCTTCGAGCTCGGTTACTCGATGAAGCGCGGCCTCGAAGTGAGGGGCTACTTCCACTGGTCGCTCATCGACAACTTCGAGTGGAACAGCGGGTTTTGCCCGCGCTTCGGGCTCGTCGCGTACGACACGAAGACCAAGACGCGCACGCTCCGGAAGAGCGCCCAGACCTTCGCGCGGTTCATCCAGGCGGGGAGGGTCACGCAGGCCGACATCGACGCCCAGCCGCCCTACGCCGCGCCTAGCTCCTGCGAGTGA
- a CDS encoding aminotransferase class I/II-fold pyridoxal phosphate-dependent enzyme, producing the protein MDLREAARYSLADFFVGDTDDILAPPAEYTEWRAATTWATALYERSMLGAPASRVAVEANGDKWPVINLASYNYLGLATHPETVAAAKAALDQYGTGACGSPILSGMTDLHRELETELAKFLGRESVMLFNSGYGGALGALSGLLRKGDACIVDAKSHLCLIDGTRLSGAALVTFAHNDARALDAALSRAKGKRRLVVLEGIYSMDGDVGALPELVAVAEAHGAPVFIDEAHSILTLGARGRGAVESCGVEGRIGLQYATFSKAFASVGSFVAGSKATLDYLRFYANPYGFSCALPPPVVAAVLAGLRVATRDDLLRVRLRENAAYFRRQLHAIGLDTGESTSHVVPIILGKHRELLYMLSYALLARGLFVAPVDYPSVPDDQVRFRASITAAHTKAELDEALDILELTVARALRAVA; encoded by the coding sequence ATGGACCTCCGAGAAGCCGCCAGATATAGCCTCGCAGACTTCTTCGTAGGAGACACCGACGACATCCTTGCGCCGCCGGCGGAGTACACCGAGTGGCGCGCCGCCACCACGTGGGCGACTGCCCTCTACGAGCGCAGCATGCTCGGCGCCCCCGCGTCGCGCGTCGCGGTCGAGGCCAACGGCGACAAGTGGCCAGTCATCAACCTCGCCTCGTACAACTATCTTGGTTTGGCCACGCACCCCGAGACCGTCGCGGCGGCCAAGGCCGCGCTCGACCAGTACGGCACGGGCGCCTGTGGCTCGCCGATCCTCTCGGGGATGACGGACCTGCACCGCGAGCTCGAGACCGAGCTCGCGAAGTTCCTCGGTCGCGAGTCGGTGATGCTGTTCAACAGCGGCTACGGGGGGGCGCTCGGCGCGCTCTCCGGCCTGCTCCGCAAGGGCGATGCGTGCATCGTGGACGCGAAGTCCCACCTCTGTCTCATCGACGGTACGCGCCTCTCGGGCGCCGCGCTCGTCACGTTCGCTCACAACGACGCGCGGGCCCTCGACGCCGCGCTCTCGCGGGCGAAGGGCAAGCGTCGCCTCGTCGTGCTCGAGGGCATCTACTCGATGGATGGCGACGTTGGCGCCCTGCCGGAGCTCGTCGCCGTCGCCGAGGCTCACGGCGCGCCGGTCTTCATCGACGAGGCCCACTCCATCCTCACTCTCGGGGCGCGCGGTCGAGGCGCGGTCGAGTCGTGCGGAGTCGAAGGTCGAATCGGGCTCCAGTACGCCACCTTCTCCAAGGCCTTCGCCTCGGTGGGCAGCTTCGTCGCCGGCTCGAAGGCGACCCTCGACTACCTGCGCTTCTACGCGAATCCGTACGGGTTCTCGTGCGCGCTCCCCCCACCGGTGGTCGCCGCGGTGCTCGCGGGTCTCCGCGTTGCGACTCGCGACGATCTCCTGCGGGTGAGGCTTCGGGAAAACGCCGCCTACTTCCGTCGTCAGCTCCACGCCATCGGCCTCGACACGGGCGAGTCCACATCCCACGTCGTGCCGATCATCCTCGGGAAGCACCGCGAGCTGCTTTACATGCTCAGCTACGCGCTGCTCGCGAGAGGCCTGTTCGTGGCGCCGGTCGACTATCCCTCGGTGCCCGACGACCAGGTCCGCTTTCGGGCGTCCATCACCGCAGCCCACACGAAGGCCGAGCTCGACGAGGCGCTCGACATTCTCGAGCTCACCGTCGCGCGAGCCCTGAGGGCGGTCGCATGA
- a CDS encoding TonB family protein, producing MSASRWVSWSARAWARRIALGLAFLAAVTAPRQARAEPVETSGLVAPRPIAALRADYPKGAVAAALVVVELVVEADGRVSEAHVVTGEAPFAESALRAVRATPFAPATRAGKPVAARIRVPIDFLPSVDLPHDPYPDAPPRPGPPPRVVLPPNPYDGLAPNVVQIQVQGARRVAGVTRLGRAEIRDLPGAFGDGFRAIETLPGVVPVASGLPFFFVRGAPPGATGYFLDGVRLPVLFHLGAGPSVVHPALVDRIDFYPGAAPAEFGRSSGGVVAGATKEPSQRLRGEANVRLLDAGALVEVPLPRQRGSALVAGRFGYPGLLLPLFAPNTRLSYWDYQSRVSVRVGERDTLTLFVLGSYDYLGRRVGSTGNTTVVSDPVGLGEVAQSEQLDTRTIFETEFHRVELRHDHTIPSGKVRTALTVGTDGSALGLRDRVRGEIFGWRFEWERALSREVVLRGGADTQYNRYEVRGEADVPPNPEFVKLFPTRDELLLGTRADVTWSPAGRLRFIAGMRLDHYSAYRISAFERAPGAEPDALPGRQVSVEPRLSVRVGVVPRVVFVSAVGIAAQPPRFLLPLPGLTVGRLREGLERSAQTSHGFEWTLPYAMALTTTFFSSRTIGLADAFAACPGARNAFTDGNACTTRTSGSAVGLELYLKRDLSKRIAGFVSYTLSRASRTVPASVFGAEAPPVGASVASDGRVVIPSDYDRTHVLNAAVAYDVGRGYRAGLRFVLYSGRPYTPTASDGSLLGAPNSARLPIFSRFDVRLEKRWELGASRHVSLVLEGLNVTLRKEATGVRCATRAGPDDVDLGNGCVGEQIGPITVPSLGVEGAM from the coding sequence GTGAGCGCGTCGCGGTGGGTCTCGTGGTCCGCGCGGGCCTGGGCTCGTCGCATCGCTCTCGGGCTCGCGTTCCTCGCGGCCGTGACGGCGCCGCGTCAGGCGCGCGCCGAGCCCGTCGAGACGTCGGGGCTCGTGGCCCCGCGACCGATCGCGGCGCTGCGCGCGGACTACCCCAAAGGTGCGGTCGCCGCGGCGCTGGTCGTCGTCGAGCTCGTGGTCGAGGCCGACGGCCGCGTGAGCGAGGCCCACGTCGTGACCGGCGAGGCGCCCTTCGCCGAGTCGGCCCTCCGCGCGGTGCGCGCCACGCCGTTCGCGCCCGCGACGCGCGCGGGGAAGCCCGTGGCCGCACGCATCCGCGTGCCGATCGACTTCCTGCCGTCGGTAGACCTGCCCCACGATCCCTACCCCGACGCGCCGCCGCGCCCGGGCCCGCCGCCGAGGGTGGTGCTCCCGCCGAATCCGTACGATGGGCTCGCGCCGAACGTCGTGCAGATCCAGGTGCAGGGGGCGCGGCGAGTCGCGGGCGTGACCCGCCTCGGTCGCGCGGAGATCCGCGATCTACCCGGCGCCTTCGGCGACGGGTTCCGCGCGATCGAGACCCTGCCGGGAGTGGTGCCGGTCGCGAGCGGGCTGCCGTTCTTCTTTGTGCGCGGGGCGCCGCCCGGAGCCACAGGCTACTTCCTCGATGGGGTCCGCCTGCCCGTGCTGTTTCACCTTGGCGCCGGCCCGAGCGTGGTGCACCCCGCGCTCGTCGACCGCATCGATTTCTACCCCGGCGCGGCCCCCGCAGAGTTCGGGCGCTCGTCGGGCGGCGTGGTCGCGGGCGCCACGAAGGAGCCTTCGCAGCGGCTCCGCGGCGAGGCCAACGTGCGGCTGCTCGACGCCGGCGCGCTCGTCGAGGTCCCGCTCCCGCGCCAGCGCGGCTCCGCGCTCGTCGCCGGGCGCTTCGGCTACCCAGGGCTGCTCCTGCCGCTCTTCGCGCCGAACACGCGGCTCTCGTACTGGGACTACCAGTCGCGCGTCAGCGTCCGCGTCGGCGAGCGCGACACGCTCACGCTCTTCGTCCTCGGGAGCTACGACTACCTCGGGCGAAGGGTCGGCTCTACGGGCAACACGACCGTCGTCTCCGACCCGGTGGGGCTCGGCGAGGTCGCGCAGTCCGAGCAGCTCGACACGCGCACCATCTTCGAGACCGAGTTTCACCGCGTGGAGCTCCGGCACGATCACACGATCCCCTCGGGAAAGGTGCGCACGGCCCTCACGGTCGGCACCGACGGCAGCGCGCTCGGTCTCCGCGATCGCGTGCGGGGCGAGATCTTCGGCTGGCGCTTCGAGTGGGAGCGCGCGCTCAGTCGCGAGGTCGTCCTGCGGGGCGGCGCCGACACCCAGTACAACCGATACGAGGTGCGCGGCGAGGCCGACGTGCCGCCGAACCCCGAGTTCGTGAAGCTCTTCCCCACGCGCGACGAGCTCTTGCTCGGCACTCGCGCCGACGTCACCTGGTCGCCCGCGGGCCGGCTGCGGTTCATCGCGGGGATGAGGCTGGATCACTACTCGGCGTATCGCATCTCGGCGTTCGAGCGCGCGCCCGGGGCCGAGCCCGACGCCCTTCCGGGCAGGCAGGTGTCGGTCGAGCCCCGGCTCTCCGTGCGTGTGGGCGTCGTGCCGCGCGTCGTGTTCGTGTCGGCGGTGGGCATCGCCGCGCAGCCTCCTCGCTTCCTGCTCCCCCTACCGGGGCTCACCGTGGGGCGCCTGCGCGAGGGCCTCGAGCGCTCCGCGCAGACGAGCCATGGCTTCGAGTGGACGCTGCCCTACGCGATGGCCCTGACGACGACGTTCTTCTCGTCACGGACGATCGGCCTCGCCGACGCGTTCGCCGCGTGCCCTGGCGCGCGCAACGCGTTCACGGACGGAAACGCCTGCACGACGCGCACGAGCGGCAGCGCGGTGGGCCTCGAGCTCTACCTGAAGCGCGACCTGTCGAAACGCATCGCGGGCTTCGTGTCCTACACTCTCTCTCGGGCCTCGCGGACCGTACCGGCGAGCGTCTTCGGCGCCGAGGCGCCGCCGGTGGGCGCGAGCGTCGCGAGCGATGGGCGCGTCGTGATCCCCTCCGACTACGACCGCACCCACGTGCTGAACGCCGCGGTCGCTTACGACGTGGGGCGAGGCTACCGCGCGGGGCTCCGGTTCGTTCTCTACTCGGGCCGCCCGTACACGCCGACGGCGAGCGACGGCTCCCTGCTCGGGGCGCCGAACAGCGCGCGGCTCCCGATCTTCTCGCGCTTCGACGTGCGGCTCGAGAAGCGGTGGGAGCTCGGCGCGTCGAGGCACGTGTCGCTCGTGCTCGAGGGGCTCAACGTCACGCTGCGGAAGGAGGCCACGGGCGTTCGCTGCGCCACCCGGGCCGGGCCCGACGACGTCGATCTCGGGAACGGGTGTGTAGGTGAACAGATCGGACCTATTACGGTCCCGAGCCTCGGCGTCGAGGGCGCGATGTGA
- a CDS encoding GGDEF domain-containing protein — protein MNRDTKRILTSALDLPAAEGVTPGGHPDESARAAPPSSRYDARDFPTQPGGLPAAPLVRDRASLVRLTGVDAGRVFVLDAEVTTALGRGSDATCTLDDPGVSRHHATIRFVDGQWIFEDLGSTNGSFVAGLPTRGASAVLRPGARIQLGPEVVLRFSVTDAAEAELQARLFESSTRDGLTQLYNRRYFSERFAAEAAYALRHRTPLALLLLDIDRFKGVNDRYGHLAGDAVLCEVAEEILRVVRAEDVVARFGGEELVVLARATSRDSGARLAERIRASIGHLRVTAPGAPEPIGVTVSVGVADLAEIPQGGGEHELLALADARLLLAKAAGRNLVVAEDS, from the coding sequence ATGAACCGAGACACGAAGCGCATCTTGACCTCCGCGCTGGACCTGCCGGCGGCCGAGGGCGTGACGCCCGGCGGGCACCCCGACGAGAGCGCGCGCGCAGCACCGCCGTCCTCGCGCTACGACGCGCGCGATTTCCCGACCCAGCCGGGCGGCCTGCCCGCGGCGCCGCTCGTGCGCGATCGAGCGTCACTCGTGAGGCTCACCGGGGTCGACGCCGGGCGGGTCTTCGTGCTGGACGCCGAGGTCACCACCGCCCTTGGGCGCGGGTCGGACGCGACCTGCACGCTGGACGATCCCGGCGTGAGCCGCCACCACGCCACCATTCGGTTCGTCGACGGTCAATGGATCTTCGAGGACCTTGGCTCGACCAACGGCAGCTTCGTCGCGGGCCTTCCCACCCGAGGCGCCTCGGCCGTGCTCCGGCCGGGCGCGCGTATCCAACTCGGACCCGAGGTCGTGCTGCGCTTCTCGGTCACCGACGCGGCCGAGGCCGAGCTGCAGGCGCGGCTCTTCGAGTCGTCGACCCGGGACGGCCTGACCCAGCTCTACAATCGACGGTACTTCTCCGAGCGGTTCGCCGCGGAGGCCGCCTACGCTCTGCGCCATCGCACGCCGCTCGCGCTGCTCCTCCTCGACATCGACCGCTTCAAGGGCGTGAACGACAGGTATGGCCACCTCGCCGGAGACGCCGTGCTGTGCGAGGTCGCAGAGGAGATCCTGCGCGTCGTTCGCGCCGAGGACGTCGTCGCTCGCTTCGGTGGCGAAGAGCTCGTGGTGCTTGCGCGCGCGACGAGCCGCGATTCGGGCGCCCGCCTCGCCGAGCGCATCCGGGCGTCGATCGGCCACCTGCGTGTGACGGCACCTGGAGCGCCCGAGCCCATCGGAGTGACCGTGAGCGTCGGAGTGGCCGACCTCGCCGAGATCCCTCAGGGTGGGGGAGAGCACGAGCTCCTCGCGCTCGCCGACGCCCGCCTCCTCTTGGCGAAGGCGGCCGGTCGGAACCTCGTGGTGGCGGAGGACTCATGA
- a CDS encoding SdpI family protein, which translates to MSTVHTARTPRTPRTPRTPRTPRTPRTPRSRLARADLAALALLAGAVFGTARVYERLPTQVPIHFDLHGVADGFAPRLVGALLMPALSLAVWGVVRGAPLVLRGEARARALASPLAETALIVVALFAGLHVVMLDVALSGAPRAGRGLGFVLAGFSIALGLLLPKLRRNGFAGIRTPRSLSSDEVWQRTHRVGGALFVLAGVAGLAATALGHFAVAIGALVAASLAAAIASYVVRDDARR; encoded by the coding sequence ATGAGCACCGTCCACACCGCTCGCACCCCTCGCACCCCTCGCACCCCTCGCACCCCTCGCACCCCTCGCACCCCTCGCACCCCTCGCTCGCGCCTCGCTCGCGCCGATCTCGCCGCGCTCGCGCTCCTCGCGGGCGCCGTCTTCGGGACGGCGCGCGTGTACGAGCGCCTCCCCACCCAAGTGCCCATCCACTTCGACCTCCACGGCGTGGCCGACGGCTTCGCGCCGCGGCTCGTGGGCGCGCTCCTCATGCCCGCCCTCTCGCTCGCCGTGTGGGGCGTCGTCCGCGGAGCCCCGCTCGTCCTCCGAGGCGAGGCGCGCGCGCGCGCGCTGGCGTCTCCCCTCGCAGAGACCGCCCTGATCGTGGTGGCGCTCTTCGCCGGGCTCCACGTCGTCATGCTCGACGTCGCGCTGTCGGGCGCGCCGCGCGCAGGGCGCGGGCTGGGGTTCGTCCTCGCCGGCTTCTCGATCGCGCTCGGGCTGCTCCTGCCCAAGCTCCGGCGCAACGGGTTCGCGGGCATCCGCACGCCGCGGTCGCTGTCGTCCGACGAGGTCTGGCAACGCACCCACCGCGTGGGCGGAGCGCTCTTCGTGCTCGCGGGCGTCGCCGGGCTCGCGGCCACGGCGCTCGGACACTTCGCCGTGGCCATCGGTGCGCTCGTCGCGGCCTCACTCGCGGCCGCGATCGCCTCGTACGTGGTGAGGGACGACGCGCGGCGCTGA